The proteins below come from a single Onychomys torridus chromosome 18, mOncTor1.1, whole genome shotgun sequence genomic window:
- the LOC118569331 gene encoding cytochrome c oxidase subunit 7A2, mitochondrial-like has product MLQNLLALCHIAQRTISTTSRRHFKNKVPEKQKLFQEDNGIPVHLKGRAPDALLYRFPMGLTLGGMAYAIYMLVMAEFPKKPN; this is encoded by the coding sequence ATGTTGCAGAATCTGCTGGCCCTCTGTCACATTGCCCAGAGGACCATCAGCACTACTTCACGAAggcatttcaaaaacaaagttcCAGAGAAACAAAAGCTGTTTCAGGAGGATAATGGGATCCCAGTGCATCTGAAGGGCAGAGCACCTGATGCCCTCCTCTACAGATTCCCAATGGGTCTGACACTTGGTGGAATGGCATATGCCATCTATATGTTAGTTATGGCTGAATTTCCCAAGAAGCCAAACTGA